One Hippoglossus hippoglossus isolate fHipHip1 chromosome 13, fHipHip1.pri, whole genome shotgun sequence genomic window carries:
- the fam118b gene encoding protein FAM118B isoform X1 has product MASVVAVKTEKRPAADSQDADSNAKKPRKLLPSLKTKRAPELVLVIGTGVSSAVAPQVPALRSWKGLIQALLDAANDFDLLEEEESRRFQKHMQEDKNLVHVAHDLIQKLSPRTGNVRSTFFKDCLYEVFDDLECKMEHAGKHLLRSVLQLMESGALVLTTNFDNLLEIYAAHQGTKLESLDLTDEKKVLEWAQEKRRLSVLHIHGVYTNPCGIVLHPAGYQNVLRNTEVMREIQKLYETKSFVFLGCGRTVDDTTFQALFLEAVKHKSDLEHFMLVRREDVGEFKKLRDNMLDKGIKVISYGDEYADLPEYFERLANEICNRDVSTNGWGEEDEGSPSQNGEEQQNGFNTQKSLLQDIHS; this is encoded by the exons ATGGCCTCTGTTGTAGCAGTGAAAACTGAGAAGCGACCTGCAGCTGATTCTCAGGATGCGGACTCGAATGCCAAAAAGCCCAG GAAACTGCTGCCCAGCCTGAAGACCAAGCGGGCCCCCGAGCTGGTCCTGGTGATTGGCACAGGGGTGAGCTCTGCAGTGGCCCCTCAGGTCCCTGCACTCCGCTCTTGGAAGGGCCTCATCCAGGCCTTGCTGGATGCGGCCAATGACTTCGACCTactagaggaagaggaaagtcGCCGTTTCCAGAAACACATGCAGGAAGACAAGAATTTGGTGCATGTGGCCCATGACCTCATTCAGAAACTTTCCCCG AGAACGGGCAATGTGCGATCCACATTTTTCAAGGACTGTCTGTACGAGGTATTCGACGACTTGGAGTGCAAGATGGAGCATGCAGGGAAACATCTGCTGCGCTCGGTGCTGCAGTTGATGGAGAGCGGCGCACTGGTCCTTACCACCAACTTCGACAACCTGCTGGAGATCTACGCGGCTCACCAGGGCACCAAGCTGGAGTCTTTGGACCTGACGGATGAGAAGAAG GTGTTGGAGTGGGCTCAGGAGAAACGGAGGTTAAGTGTGCTGCATATCCACGGTGTTTACACCAACCCCTGTGGGATCGTGCTGCACCCTGCTGGCTACCAGAATGTACTGAGGAACACTGAGGTCATG CGTGAGATCCAGAAACTGTACGAGACCAAATCCTTTGTGTTCCTCGGCTGCGGGCGCACAGTGGACGACACCACCTTCCAGGCTCTGTTTCTGGAGGCAGTCAAGCACAAGTCAGACCTGGAGCACTTCATGCTGGTGCGGCGCGAAGACGTGGGCGAGTTCAAGAAGCTGCGCGACAACATGCTGGACAAGGGAATCAAAGTCATCTCCTATGGAGACGAGTATGCCGACCTGCCCGAGTACTTCGAGAGGCTGGCCAATGAGATCTGCAACCGCGATGTGTCCACCAACGGCTGgggtgaggaggatgaag GATCTCCCTCCCAAAATGGGGAAGAGCAGCAGAATGGTTtcaacacacagaaaagccTCCTTCAAG
- the fam118b gene encoding protein FAM118B isoform X2, which produces MASVVAVKTEKRPAADSQDADSNAKKPRKLLPSLKTKRAPELVLVIGTGVSSAVAPQVPALRSWKGLIQALLDAANDFDLLEEEESRRFQKHMQEDKNLVHVAHDLIQKLSPRTGNVRSTFFKDCLYEVFDDLECKMEHAGKHLLRSVLQLMESGALVLTTNFDNLLEIYAAHQGTKLESLDLTDEKKVLEWAQEKRRLSVLHIHGVYTNPCGIVLHPAGYQNVLRNTEVMREIQKLYETKSFVFLGCGRTVDDTTFQALFLEAVKHKSDLEHFMLVRREDVGEFKKLRDNMLDKGIKVISYGDEYADLPEYFERLANEICNRDVSTNGWGSPSQNGEEQQNGFNTQKSLLQDIHS; this is translated from the exons ATGGCCTCTGTTGTAGCAGTGAAAACTGAGAAGCGACCTGCAGCTGATTCTCAGGATGCGGACTCGAATGCCAAAAAGCCCAG GAAACTGCTGCCCAGCCTGAAGACCAAGCGGGCCCCCGAGCTGGTCCTGGTGATTGGCACAGGGGTGAGCTCTGCAGTGGCCCCTCAGGTCCCTGCACTCCGCTCTTGGAAGGGCCTCATCCAGGCCTTGCTGGATGCGGCCAATGACTTCGACCTactagaggaagaggaaagtcGCCGTTTCCAGAAACACATGCAGGAAGACAAGAATTTGGTGCATGTGGCCCATGACCTCATTCAGAAACTTTCCCCG AGAACGGGCAATGTGCGATCCACATTTTTCAAGGACTGTCTGTACGAGGTATTCGACGACTTGGAGTGCAAGATGGAGCATGCAGGGAAACATCTGCTGCGCTCGGTGCTGCAGTTGATGGAGAGCGGCGCACTGGTCCTTACCACCAACTTCGACAACCTGCTGGAGATCTACGCGGCTCACCAGGGCACCAAGCTGGAGTCTTTGGACCTGACGGATGAGAAGAAG GTGTTGGAGTGGGCTCAGGAGAAACGGAGGTTAAGTGTGCTGCATATCCACGGTGTTTACACCAACCCCTGTGGGATCGTGCTGCACCCTGCTGGCTACCAGAATGTACTGAGGAACACTGAGGTCATG CGTGAGATCCAGAAACTGTACGAGACCAAATCCTTTGTGTTCCTCGGCTGCGGGCGCACAGTGGACGACACCACCTTCCAGGCTCTGTTTCTGGAGGCAGTCAAGCACAAGTCAGACCTGGAGCACTTCATGCTGGTGCGGCGCGAAGACGTGGGCGAGTTCAAGAAGCTGCGCGACAACATGCTGGACAAGGGAATCAAAGTCATCTCCTATGGAGACGAGTATGCCGACCTGCCCGAGTACTTCGAGAGGCTGGCCAATGAGATCTGCAACCGCGATGTGTCCACCAACGGCTGgg GATCTCCCTCCCAAAATGGGGAAGAGCAGCAGAATGGTTtcaacacacagaaaagccTCCTTCAAG